In Chelmon rostratus isolate fCheRos1 chromosome 4, fCheRos1.pri, whole genome shotgun sequence, a genomic segment contains:
- the ttc39c gene encoding tetratricopeptide repeat protein 39C, with protein sequence MAGPEQSQQQQQVEEKAERIDDAEMALQGINMLLNNGFKESDELFRRYRTQSPLMSFGASFVSFLNAMMTFEEEKMQTACDDLRTTEKLCESDSAGVIETIRNKIKKSMDSQRSGVVVVDRLQRQIIVADCQVYLAVLSFVKQELSAYIKGGWILRKAWKMYNKCHSDISQLQDACQRRSSVHQESLSTDNANHNAPVENGVTAEALDRLKGSVSFGYGLFHLCISMVPPHLLKIINLLGFPGDRLQGLSSLMYASESKDMKAPLATLALLWYHTVVLPFFALDGSDTHEGLLEAKAILQRKSVVYPNSSLFMFFKGRVQRLECHINSALACFHDALELASDQREIQHVCLYEIGWCSMIEMNFEDAFRSFERLKNESRWSQCYYAYLTGVCQGASGDLDGASGVFKDVQKLFKRKNNQIEQFAVKRAERLRKTSPTRELCILGVIEVLYLWKALQNCSSSKLQIMNQVLQSLDEASCRGLKHLLLGAVHKCHGNMRDAVQAFQLAARDEYGRQINSYVQPYAVYELGCILLAKPETVGKGRSLLLQAKEDFTGYDFENRLHVRIHSALASLKEVVPQ encoded by the exons ATGGCGGGTCCCGAGcagtcccagcagcagcagcaggtggaggagaaggcagAGCGCATAGATGATGCTGAGATGGCCCTGCAAGGTATTAACATGCTGCTCAACAACGGATTCAAAGAGAGCGACGAGCTGTTCAGGAGATACAG gaccCAGAGCCCATTGATGAGCTTCGGGGCCAGTTTCGTCAGTTTCCTG AACGCCATGATGACGTTCGAGGAGGAGAAGATGCAGACGGCCTGCGACGACCTGAGGACCACCGAGAAGCTGTGTGAGAGCGACAGCGCCGGAGTCATCGAGACAATCagaaacaagattaaaaaaagt atggACTCCCAGAGGTCAGGCGTTGTGGTCGTGGACCGCCTACAGAGACAGATCATTGTTGCTGACTGCCAGGTGTACCTCGCCGTGCTCTCCTTCGTCAAGCAGGAGCTTTCAG CTTACATCAAAGGAGGCTGGATCCTTCGTAAGGCGTGGAAAATGTACAATAAGTGCCACAGTGACATCAGCCAGCTGCAGGACGCCTGTCAGCGGAGGTCCTCCGTCCACCAGGAGTCCCTCTCAACGGACAACGCCAACCACAACGCGCCAGTGGAGAACGGCGTGACGGCCGAGGCCCTGGACCGCCTCAAGGGCTCCGTCAGCTTCGGCTACGGCCTCTTCCACCTGTGCATCTCCATGGTACCCCCGCACCTGCTCAAGATTATCAACCTGCTGGGTTTCCCTGGTGACCGTCTCCAGGGCCTGTCCTCCCTGATGTACGCGAGTGAAAGCAAGGACATGAAGGCGCCGCTAGCTAC GTTGGCCCTCTTGTGGTACCACACGGTAGTGCTGCCTTTCTTCGCTCTGGATGGCTCCGACACACACGAGGGGCTGCTGGAAGCCAAAGCTATTCTGCAGAGAAAGTCTGTGGTTTACCCCAACTCGTCCCTCTTCATGTTCTTTAAAGGACGGGTCCAGAGGCTAGAG TGCCATATCAACAGTGCTTTGGCCTGTTTCCATGATGCATTAGAGCTTGCATCAGACCAAAGAGAGATCCAGCATGTGTGTCTCTATGAGATTG GTTGGTGCAGCATGATAGAGATGAATTTTGAAGACGCCTTCAGGTCGTTTGAAAGGCTGAAGAATGAGTCGCGTTGGTCGCAGTGTTACTATGCCTACCTGACCGGAG TGTGTCAGGGTGCTTCAGGTGACCTGGATGGAGCAAGCGGAGTTTTCAAAGATGTGCAGAAGCTGttcaagaggaaaaacaaccaGATAGAGCAGTTTGCTGTCAAAAGG GCTGAGAGATTGAGAAAGACCTCCCCCACCAGAGAGCTATGCATCCTGGGTGTAATTGAAGTGCTGTATCTGTGGAAAGCGCTCCAAAACTGCTCCTCATCTAAACTGCAGATAATGAATCAGG TGTTACAGAGTTTAGATGAAGCTTCGTGCAGAGGCCTGAAGCACCTCCTGCTCGGCGCCGTTCACAAATGTCATGGAAATATGAGAGACGCTGTTCAG GCCTTCCAGCTGGCTGCTAGAGACGAGTACGGACGGCAGATCAACTCGTATGTTCAGCCGTATGCCGTCTACGAGCTCGGATGCATACTCCTCGCAAAACCAGAG ACAGTGGGAAAGGGGAGATCATTGCTACTTCAGGCTAAG GAGGATTTCACAGGCTACGACTTTGAGAACAGGCTTCATGTCCGCATCCATTCAGCCCTGGCTTCTTTGAAGGAAGTGGTGCCTCAGTGA